The region GTTTCATTCTTCTGTGCTACTGGAGGTATGAAGTACTTAGATTGATTTTTATATAAAACTTTTTCTAGTTCCTGTAATAATGTATTTAATTTCTGTCTAGCAGTTTGTATTTCCTGCTCTAACCTCTTTTCAGAATACATTTCAAGTGTTAATTTACTTTCATAAGGCATTGCTAATACTAAAGCTGATTTAAATTCACGTGAGTATTCACTATAAGAGATATCTGTAAATCCATATAGTAAACCATCTTGTTTCTTTAACAAGTCTGCCATATCGTTTATGAGCACAGTAATACCTCCTAAATTTTTTCTTTCCTATAGGTCTGGTAGTCTTAATCCGTCTCTATATTTTAATATTTTAACATAAAATTTAAAATTTTTAATTAAAAAAACTACGATAGCATCTTTCTTCTTCCATGCTACCGTAGCTTTTTATATCAATGATTATTATTTATTTTTTTCTTTAAGGAAGTTTTCTAATTGAGTATTTGCCTCAGCTACTACTTGATCAATACCATTGTCTTTTAGTTTCTGTATAAATTCCGGTAATTTTGTTGCTGGATCAATAGAACCGGTATTAAGTGCAAGATCAAATTCTTGAGCAACATTTGCTAATGCAGCCAATTGATTCTCAACGCTCGTTGCATTAAAACAATATCCAAGGATTGGAACTTCACTACATCCTCCATAATAAGCCTTAAAATTATCCCAGAAATCAAGCCCCTGACCTTCCAGTGGAGGAAGAAGGGTAATATTACCCATACCATTAGTCCAAGGAGAATAAGAGGTACGAGCATCTTTATTAAGTCGAGCTTCGCCACCATTCACTATGTCATAATGAACACCTTCAATACCATAGTCTAATAAAGTCATAAGATATGGATCGGTATTTAACAGATTAAGGAACATGAGTGCTCTTTCCGGATTCTTGCAACCCGCAGATATAGCCATCATAGCACCTTGAGAAACTGCGGTATCAAGATAAGCAGGTGTGACAGGAACCATTTGTACATCTATTCCACGTCGTGCACTTGCCTCAGCTTCATATCCAAGAGAATAGCTTTGTGTACCTATGAGATATTTTCCTGTATCCTGAGCTGCAACACGAGCATCATTTGCCTGGTTGCGAATAGCCATCTTAGGATCAATATATCCAGCTGAATAATATTCACGAGTCTTTTCAACAAATTTCTTATATTCAGGTGTCTCAAATTTACTAAGTATCTTATTACCATAGATACCTTCTTTAGCAGTATCTGTAGGATTCATATAGTATGAAAGCATATTACTGATTCCGGAGTCACCGGCAACGATAATCGAATTATTTACCATTCTTTCCAGAACCATACCCTCAACATTAAGCGGATAGAAGTCATTACCTTCTCCTTCTTTTACAGTCTTAAGAATCTTGTCAAAGCCATAATAATCTGTATTCTTAATATCATCAATCGTATAGCCGTATTTCTCTAACAACGTTACATTCACGTCCCAACAGTTCTGAGTAGCGCTATCCTTATAGCCTGGAATAGCATATACACCTAAACCATCATTTCCTTGAACGGTAGCGCCTGTTTTTAAAACGTCAGGAAGCAATTTCCATATGTCTTTAGCATATTTTTCAATGAAGTTATTCCCCTCTTTATCAAGGCGAAGCCAAGCACCATTTCTTGCATATGCATTGTATTCATCCTGAGTCCAGGAGCAAGTGAAATAAATATCCACGTCATCGCCGCCACTAATGGAGAGAACTACGTTATCATTGAAGTCACCCCATGTACCCCAGATTGGCTTCAAGGTTACATTTAATTTATCCTTTAGGTATGCGTTAGCTTTTTCCAATACAGCCTTATCATCGGTAACAGTACTTCCATGGAGATACCAGGTTAATGTAACTGGCTTTGATATATCAACCCCATTTACGTTTTTACTTGAAGCTCCTTTGTCATTAGTTTTGCCACAACCAGAAAGTAGTGCAGTCAGCATCACGATTGTCAGGACAATTGATAGTACTTTTTTCATTGTATAGCCCTCCCTAGATTTTTTTATGTAAGCGACTTCTTAAAACAGCCGTTCTTACCCTTTTACTGATCCTATTGTAAGACCCGATATGATAAACCGCTGGAAGAATGGATAGGCAAAGGCAATCGGTACTACAATAAGTACAGCAAGCGCCATTCTTAAATTTTGCTGCGGTAAATCATGTACAAGCTTTGAAATCTCCGAACCCAGCATGGCGGCATTCCTGGTTAAAAAGTCAATCTGATTCTGCGTTCTCATCAGCAAATACTGCAGTGGATAAAGACTTTCAGTTCGGATATACAGCATTGCTAGATACCATTCATTCCAGTATGCCAGTGCATTCAGTAATGCAATGGTAGCAATTCCGGGCTTTGCAATCGGAACGATTATTTTGAACAAGGTGTTATATTCTCCGCTGCCATCAATTGCTGCAGCTTCAATGATATCCGTCGGCACCGAACTTTGAAAGAAAGTACGCATAACAATAATATTAAACGGATTAAATAACGCCGGTACAATTAACGCCGCATAATTATCGCTTAAGCCCAAGATATTCTTACTAACATAATAGGTTGGTACTAAGCCTCCCCCAAACAACATAGTAAAGAAACAGAAGAAGGTAAAGAATTTTCGATACTTAAAATCCTTTCGGAATAATGGATAAGAATATAGTACACAAATCAAAACACTTAATATCGTACCCAGAATAGTAATAAAAAAGCTGTTAAAGTAGGCACGCCAAATTGCTTTGCTGGAATTGAATGCGAATTTATATGCTTCCAGTGACCATTTGGTCGGGGTAAAGGAGTATCCAATCTCTCGTATACTCTCTTCTGAAGTAAAAGAAATAATGACAACAAATATAAACGGAACAACGCAAATCAAACAAAAGAGACCAAGTATAATATTAATGCCAATCTCAGTAGGCAGGTTGATTGAATTAATTCTAGACTTACGCTTTGAAACAATTTTTACCGTATCAGATTTCATGATTCTCCTCCTTCTAGAACAAACTGCTTTCTTCATCTATTCTGCGTACGATTGAGTTAGCAGTTATGACACAGAAGAAACCAACTACATTCTGCAACAGACTGGCTGCCGTACTCATACCAGGATTATTAGTAGCCATAAATGCACGATATACGTATGTATCCAAAACCTGTGTGGCAGGGAACAGAGGTCCATTGTTTTGAGGTACCTGATAAAACAACCCGAAATCAGAATTAACAATACGTCCTACACTCATGATAAACAGGATGATAATCATGGTTTTTAAATGAGGAATTGTTATATATCGGATCTGCTGCTTTTTATTCGCTCCATCAATACTTGCTGCTTCATATTGCGAGGTGTCTATACCCGTAATTGCTGCCAAATACAGAACTGTGGAATAGCCGATATTCTTCCAAAGGTAAGCAACCGTCAGAAGGATGGGCCATGGCTTGCTAACAAAATACCATTGGGTTGCCTCTATTCCCCACTGCTTCTGAAGGTGATTGATAAGACCGTATGTCGGGTCCAAAAAAGCCATTAAGAAATAACTTGCAACAACCCAGCTTAGAAAGTAAGGAAAGAACATCAAGGTCTGATAGGCTTTTGCTACGAACTTTTTGGTTAGCAAGCTTAACATAATCGCGAAAGATACTGCGATGACAGTTCCAAGCACAATCCATAAAGCATTATAGCCAACTGTGTTCCTAATCATTTTCCAGGAGTCCGAGGTTGTAAACAAAAACCCGAAGTTTTTAAAACCTACCCAATCGCTATGTATAATATTGTTAAGTAGAGTTGGATTTTTCGTGTAAATGGTAAATTTCTGAAACGCAATTACGATACCGAACATCGGTAGATATCGCAACAGGATAAGCCAAATCGCTCCTGGAGCAAGCATACTTAGTAAAATAATATTTTTTTTCTTTTTCGCAAAACCCTTTGAAGGCGGCTTTCTAGGCACCATCGAATCAGACATTTTATTACTCCTCCCTTAAAAAGCTCTTCACTAATATATGCAAATCGCCCAATTAAACTTTATTTTTCACTAGTTTTTTGTTGTATTTCTATATACATATTACCATATTTTAGTAATATGTCATGAAAAGAACTTGTTCTTTTTTGCTTAGTATTGTTATCTTGCATAACCTGGTTTAGATAATTTCATTTATTGACATTATTATTAAAGATATTTTCATTATAAATGAATATAAAAATGAGTCTGAGTCCTACATATAGAAATTACGAAATTTTATATAATTAAGTATATTTTTGAATTTTTGAATTTTATAAATTAGGTATATTTGACATTTCCATTTTTTTATGTATAATCTTCTTCATAATTTATAAATATGTTATACATAAGGGTTAATTTATATGGAGAAATTACAAAGAAAATCGAAACTGCAGTAAATGAAAAAAAGAATATTTGATTTAAGAAGTGGGGGATGAATCATGTTTAGAGAAAATGCAAAAATTGTAAAAGTCGCTTATTTGCCTATTTTTAAAATCTGGCATGCGGGAGATGTGCCCGGAGACTTATTAACAGACGTAAATCTTGCTTTTGGTGAAATAGCACCCGATTCGACCATTCAAGTAAATCCAATCAAAGAATTAGACCTTCCAAAAGAATTAGAAATATTGAAACAAAATTATCCTAATCTTAGGATTAATCTAGCTATCGGAGGTTGGGGTGCAGATGGTTTTTCTGATATGGCTTTTACTAAGGAAACCCGTTCTGTTTTTATTAACAGCATTGTTTCCTATCTGGAAGCTTATGACCTGGACGGTGTCGATATTGACTGGGAATATCCTACAAGAGATCATTCAGGACTAATTAAGGCACGTCCTGAAGATACTGAAAATTTTATACTTTTGATGAAAGAAATACGCTCTAAATTCAATGAGCTTTCTAAAACAAGCGATAAAAAGTACACCTTATCATTTGCAGCACCTGCGGGTGATTGGGCTGTGGAGACTTTTGGAATAAAAGAAGTAAGTAATACTGTAGATTATATTAATCTTATGGCATATGATTATGTAGGTCCATGGTCCAGGGTAACCGGACATCATAGTAATTTAATGGAATGCAAAGAAGCACCTAATCATATAAGTACATATCAGGTAATACAAAATTATCTTAAAGTTTGTAATCCTGAAAAATTAGTCTTGGGTATTCCTGCTTATGGATATGGATGGAGAGGTGTTGCATCTGAGAATCATGGACTATTCCAAGCTGCAGAAGCCGCGATTTCACATGAAGAATCGGATTTTACCTATAACAATTTAAAGGAAAATTATATTTCTAAAAATGGTTATACCAGATACTGGGATGATATCTCAAAAGCCGCCTGTCTGCATAATGGTGATATTTTAATTACTTATGAAGATTTAGAAGCAATTCGATACAAGGTTGATACTGTGAAGAAACTGCGATTAGGCGGTATGATGTATTGGGAGCAGACTCAAGATCTTACAGGTGATATTATTAAAACGATTTCAGAAGGATTAGAGAATCAGTAAATTTTTGTTGTACCGTCCTTAATGTAACAGTAATCTGTTTTCTGTATTGTGATTCATATGATAAATACCATGAATTCAAGATTCTGATTATCATGATGCTGTAGAAACGGCAGCCCACATTTTAGTAGAGTGGTGTCTGCCGTTTTCTAATGCAGGTTATCCTCAATTAGAAGATGAACCGCCCGTCCAGTTGAGAGAAAAAGGGGATATTAATTCAGTAACTCGTCATTTTCCCCCATAGCAATCAATGTCTCAATAAAGGTAAAATGCTGGTCATTTTCCCATAAGATAAAATGAGCACCTGGATCAACCCGGAGCCAATCCTCAATCGCTTTTGAAGGTTTTGATGCATCTCTTTTTATATTAATCTCCGTTTTTGGCTCTTCAAAATATGAAAATAAGATATTCTCATGTAATCCAATGGATTGATACTTATCTCCAACAAGAAGCCCCTCGTCTGTGATAGCAACATGGTGATATACGTACTCAAACATGGTATCCGATTTTAGATATGCAATCCTACCTCTTCTTAACTCCGGTCTTGTAGCTCTTTTCCAATCCTCTACTCCTTCAGGAATGCAGTGCCAATAAATATGATGCATTCTTACCCAGTCTCGTGGAGCATCTTCCCCAGGCCATTTTGCTAGGCAGCTATGTAAATTTCCAAAGACTTCTTCTGGTGATAGTTTATCTCCAATCGCTTCATAATAAGCAAATAGCATATTTTCATGGCGATAGAGACAGGCGGTCATCACTTTATGTTCCAATATTAGTTTCCTAATGTGTACTTTTGTTTCCGCTAATTTTTCCTCTAAATTAAAATCTCCATCATAGGAAATATGTCCACGGTAATGGTATCGAAAAATCATATCTTTCATAAACTTTCATCTTCGATGTGAAGAAACTCTTCCTTCACATTTTCCCTTTCTGTATAATCGGTAATAATATTATTAAATAATTCATCAAAAGACTATTTTACCTTTTTTATCCTACTCACTCATAATTAGATTCTGTTCACAAACGAACCCGAGCATAACTCTGTCATGACATGAAACTTCCATTATCCCCAAAGTGATCTCTGTATATTTTAATATTATTACTACCTCATTATATCGTTTACTTTAATGAAATGGAAGTTTCTTTTTATCAAGGAAAAGTACACTATACAAACTTTGTTTACTATCATCTTTCTAATACTACAAACTATTTTTCTATTATACCTCTAATTTATCTATTAGTTATTTAATGGCCTCATAATCGGAAATAATACTGTATCTCGTAGATTCTCCTGCCCAGTAATTACTTGCAGAAAACGGTCTACCCCCATACCCCAACCAGAGATTGGTGGCATACCATACTCCATTGCGGTGATGTAATCATAATCCATTGTCATTGCTTCCTCATCACCATTTGCCTTAGCCAGCGCTTGTTCCATAAGACGCTTCTTTTGTTCTACTGGGTCGACAAGCTCTGAATACGCGTTAATAACCTCTGCCCCATTGATTATCAATTGAAAACGATCCACTATTTCTTTATTGTCGTCATTTGCACGAGCTAAAGGAGACAGTGATGTTGGATGCTCCGTTAAAAAGGTTGGGGAGATAATCTTCGGACGGCTAACTTTTTTGTATAGTAAATCAATGAGATTTCCCTTGCTTAGCTGCTCTATTGGGGTTTCAGAATGCAGTTCGATTCCTTCTTCCTTTATCTTATCTAATAAACTTTCTGTGTTGGAATATGCATTGATATCAATACCACAGTCTTTTATCAATAATTCACGAAATGTAACAACCCTCCATTCCCCTGAAAAATCGATACTTTGACTACCTACCTTAATCAGAGAACTTCCAAATACCTTCTTTATCACAGTAGCAAGCATAGTCTGCAAGAATTTCATGTTATCAGTATAATTATAATATGCACAATAACCCTCTAACATTGTGAAATCTTGCAAATGAGTTGCATCCATGCCCTCATTACGAAAGCACCTAGCAAATTCAAATACCTTAGGAATACCACCTACAATACATCGTTTTAGATAGGTTTCTGGTGCAATTCTTAAGTTTACTTCCATATCGAGTGCATTGTGATGAGAAATAAATGGACGTGCAGTTGCTCCTGACGGTTTATCATTTAATACTGGTGTCTCTACTTCAAGATATCCAGAATCTTCTAAGTATCTTCTTATTTCCTTTATCATTTGAAATTTTAATAAAAATCGGTTTCTAGTATCCTCATTCATAATTAAGTCAAGATATCTCTGACGATAGCAACTATCTTTATCAGTGATCCCATGGAATTTCTCTGGGAGTGGTTTGAAAGCCTTACCAAGAAACGTAAGTTTCTGTGCTCGTATCGTCTTTTCTCCTGTTTGCGTAGTGAATATTTCTCCAGATACACCAAGAAAATCACCAATATCAAAACCCTGTCGAAAAAACTCATACGCTTCTTCTCCTACATCATCCCTTCGTATGGCAACTTGTAATTTACCATAAATATCACCAATGTTAACAAAGCAAAGCTTTCCCATCCTTCGGATGGATAATATCCTTCCTGCAACTGATATATCCTTCGTTCCATCCAAAAGTTTAATTGCATCTTTTAATTCATGAGTTACTTGATATCTCTCTGGATAAGGATTTTGATGTTCCTTCACAAGCTCTAACTTTTGTCTTCTGTTTTCTTCCAATTCTTGAATACCCATATAAATCCTCCATTCTTCCGCCACCTAATAATTTGGGTGACTGTACAAATTTGCTGTGTGAAATAACTTTATACAAAGGTTATCCATTGGAGATGCAGGAGTTTTAGAAATTTACAAATACATTATCATTTCCAAATACAATTAGAAGGCGAAGAAACTTCGACTTACGAAACATAATAAGGAATGCCACCTTAGCGGTACATCTTTTATTTACCGGGAAATCAAAAATTTTCCCAATAAATAAAAAAATCCCGTCCTCACAAAAGGACGAGATTAATATCACGTGTTACCACCTTAATTCACTTATTCTTTATAAAATAAGCCTTTACAAGTACGGATTTCCATCGATACTCTGGTGCTATAATGGGCACTCCCATCGTAGTCTCAGCATATTATTTATGCAGTCGGTACGCAGTTCCAAGTCTTTTTTCATTATTGTAGCTGTATCTCATTCCACCAAACTGAGACTCTCTGAAACAGTCAAACAATACTTACTCCTCTTTTCATAACCTTTGTCTATTTAAATTTTTTCCATCTTATCAAATAAAAATTCTATTGTCAATATTTTCTTTTTAAACTACAAACTTATATTCTCTATAAACTTATTTTCTTTTTTATCCATAAAATTATATTTTCTTTTTAAATTCATATTTCTTTTTAATCCATAAGCTTATATTTTCATATTTAATGTTATTAGCTTAATACAAACTCTAATTGACAATCACAAGGTTCTTTCTCTACATGCTCTTTATTGTATTCTATTGCTTCTCTACATCCCATCGCTTTATAAAACGCTTGTGATTCTACAGCTGAATGAGCTGATATATAGAGTTTTTTTGCACCATGCTCTCTTGCCCAATCTGCACAGAGGCGGAATAATAGTTTTCCCACTCCGCTGCCTCTTTGATCAAAAGATACATGAATGCTTGATAAATCCAAATATTCTTTATCTCTACCAAAGATACCACCTTCTACAGATGCAAATCCCTTTAGACAACCATCCGTAAATGTGCCAAATACAACTCCACCCGTTAATACTGTGTTCTTTAGGCAAGACACAAGTATTTTATAGTCCTCTTCTCCCCATTGTTCTAAAAAAGCGATATCTTTGATAACCCATTCACCTTCTATTTTTCTCCAGCACTTTGTAACATTTTGATAACGCTCAAAATGATCGAATAATGATACCTCTATTTCTTCTTCTTTTAGTTTTTTCCACTCCATTTGTTAACCTCCGAGCTTATGTATATTTTTAACTAATATTTTATTTTAGGTACTTAAATGTTAATTAAGACTTCAATAAGTACGTCCATTAAGACTCTTTTCATTAATATGATACAAGCTTTTAGTGCAATGATCTTTTTCTTTAAATTTTTTATTGTCATCAGATATCTCATATTACTAATTTTTTTTAGAAAAAGTACGCTACACAATTTATTTCTTGCCATGATTAATACTCATAGTCAGAAATTACATCAGCACTCAAAAAAGAAAACATCCGCCAATGTTCCATCATCATACTCTGTTCGTGGATATGCTTCAACAAGCTCATATTGCCCGTTAGTATACTCATGAATTACATTGTTCCAAAAATGCACCGATGCCAAATTCGCCGGATGTCGTTTTAGTTGCCATCTTCCTTTATGATTATCCAGTACTTTAAAA is a window of Lachnoclostridium phytofermentans ISDg DNA encoding:
- a CDS encoding ABC transporter substrate-binding protein, with amino-acid sequence MKKVLSIVLTIVMLTALLSGCGKTNDKGASSKNVNGVDISKPVTLTWYLHGSTVTDDKAVLEKANAYLKDKLNVTLKPIWGTWGDFNDNVVLSISGGDDVDIYFTCSWTQDEYNAYARNGAWLRLDKEGNNFIEKYAKDIWKLLPDVLKTGATVQGNDGLGVYAIPGYKDSATQNCWDVNVTLLEKYGYTIDDIKNTDYYGFDKILKTVKEGEGNDFYPLNVEGMVLERMVNNSIIVAGDSGISNMLSYYMNPTDTAKEGIYGNKILSKFETPEYKKFVEKTREYYSAGYIDPKMAIRNQANDARVAAQDTGKYLIGTQSYSLGYEAEASARRGIDVQMVPVTPAYLDTAVSQGAMMAISAGCKNPERALMFLNLLNTDPYLMTLLDYGIEGVHYDIVNGGEARLNKDARTSYSPWTNGMGNITLLPPLEGQGLDFWDNFKAYYGGCSEVPILGYCFNATSVENQLAALANVAQEFDLALNTGSIDPATKLPEFIQKLKDNGIDQVVAEANTQLENFLKEKNK
- a CDS encoding carbohydrate ABC transporter permease — translated: MKSDTVKIVSKRKSRINSINLPTEIGINIILGLFCLICVVPFIFVVIISFTSEESIREIGYSFTPTKWSLEAYKFAFNSSKAIWRAYFNSFFITILGTILSVLICVLYSYPLFRKDFKYRKFFTFFCFFTMLFGGGLVPTYYVSKNILGLSDNYAALIVPALFNPFNIIVMRTFFQSSVPTDIIEAAAIDGSGEYNTLFKIIVPIAKPGIATIALLNALAYWNEWYLAMLYIRTESLYPLQYLLMRTQNQIDFLTRNAAMLGSEISKLVHDLPQQNLRMALAVLIVVPIAFAYPFFQRFIISGLTIGSVKG
- a CDS encoding ABC transporter permease; this translates as MSDSMVPRKPPSKGFAKKKKNIILLSMLAPGAIWLILLRYLPMFGIVIAFQKFTIYTKNPTLLNNIIHSDWVGFKNFGFLFTTSDSWKMIRNTVGYNALWIVLGTVIAVSFAIMLSLLTKKFVAKAYQTLMFFPYFLSWVVASYFLMAFLDPTYGLINHLQKQWGIEATQWYFVSKPWPILLTVAYLWKNIGYSTVLYLAAITGIDTSQYEAASIDGANKKQQIRYITIPHLKTMIIILFIMSVGRIVNSDFGLFYQVPQNNGPLFPATQVLDTYVYRAFMATNNPGMSTAASLLQNVVGFFCVITANSIVRRIDEESSLF
- a CDS encoding glycoside hydrolase family 18 protein — encoded protein: MFRENAKIVKVAYLPIFKIWHAGDVPGDLLTDVNLAFGEIAPDSTIQVNPIKELDLPKELEILKQNYPNLRINLAIGGWGADGFSDMAFTKETRSVFINSIVSYLEAYDLDGVDIDWEYPTRDHSGLIKARPEDTENFILLMKEIRSKFNELSKTSDKKYTLSFAAPAGDWAVETFGIKEVSNTVDYINLMAYDYVGPWSRVTGHHSNLMECKEAPNHISTYQVIQNYLKVCNPEKLVLGIPAYGYGWRGVASENHGLFQAAEAAISHEESDFTYNNLKENYISKNGYTRYWDDISKAACLHNGDILITYEDLEAIRYKVDTVKKLRLGGMMYWEQTQDLTGDIIKTISEGLENQ
- the lysS gene encoding lysine--tRNA ligase; translation: MGIQELEENRRQKLELVKEHQNPYPERYQVTHELKDAIKLLDGTKDISVAGRILSIRRMGKLCFVNIGDIYGKLQVAIRRDDVGEEAYEFFRQGFDIGDFLGVSGEIFTTQTGEKTIRAQKLTFLGKAFKPLPEKFHGITDKDSCYRQRYLDLIMNEDTRNRFLLKFQMIKEIRRYLEDSGYLEVETPVLNDKPSGATARPFISHHNALDMEVNLRIAPETYLKRCIVGGIPKVFEFARCFRNEGMDATHLQDFTMLEGYCAYYNYTDNMKFLQTMLATVIKKVFGSSLIKVGSQSIDFSGEWRVVTFRELLIKDCGIDINAYSNTESLLDKIKEEGIELHSETPIEQLSKGNLIDLLYKKVSRPKIISPTFLTEHPTSLSPLARANDDNKEIVDRFQLIINGAEVINAYSELVDPVEQKKRLMEQALAKANGDEEAMTMDYDYITAMEYGMPPISGWGMGVDRFLQVITGQENLRDTVLFPIMRPLNN
- a CDS encoding GNAT family N-acetyltransferase codes for the protein MEWKKLKEEEIEVSLFDHFERYQNVTKCWRKIEGEWVIKDIAFLEQWGEEDYKILVSCLKNTVLTGGVVFGTFTDGCLKGFASVEGGIFGRDKEYLDLSSIHVSFDQRGSGVGKLLFRLCADWAREHGAKKLYISAHSAVESQAFYKAMGCREAIEYNKEHVEKEPCDCQLEFVLS